From Candidatus Vondammii sp. HM_W22, one genomic window encodes:
- a CDS encoding CoB--CoM heterodisulfide reductase iron-sulfur subunit B family protein has product MTTQQYDDGNLHYAFYSGCCFQGADERFFGILNQVFGKVDAKLHLIQDAVCCGAGVIEERSELTSLVINARNMAAAESMGLPFYTPCSTCFNVISNVQKRLAGDAKLFDQVNEILAEDGTEYKGECKLTHTLWMLAQDVGLEKLSQRVVNPLNGLRVASYYGCHTRNPEDIQSYESSYNPTSLEDVLKILGVEIVDYDTKDDCCGYHATWPNNQLSVKMTGAVLQGAKKQDVDMMVTSCPLCFKNLDGVQPKALAAAGDDLALPVLFLPELVGLACGLSTEDMMLSWHAVPVNVRL; this is encoded by the coding sequence ATGACGACCCAACAATATGACGATGGCAATCTCCACTATGCTTTTTATTCAGGCTGTTGCTTTCAAGGGGCGGATGAGCGCTTCTTCGGTATTCTGAATCAGGTTTTTGGCAAGGTGGATGCCAAGCTTCACCTTATTCAAGACGCTGTCTGTTGCGGCGCCGGTGTGATAGAGGAGCGTTCGGAGCTGACCTCTCTGGTCATCAATGCCCGCAACATGGCAGCAGCAGAGAGCATGGGGCTGCCTTTCTACACCCCCTGTTCGACCTGTTTTAATGTGATATCCAATGTGCAGAAGCGGCTGGCTGGGGACGCAAAGTTGTTTGATCAGGTGAATGAGATTCTGGCGGAGGATGGCACCGAATATAAAGGGGAGTGCAAACTTACCCATACCCTCTGGATGCTGGCTCAGGATGTCGGCCTGGAGAAGCTGTCGCAGCGGGTGGTCAATCCGCTGAATGGCTTGCGTGTCGCCTCCTATTATGGATGCCATACCCGTAATCCGGAAGATATCCAGAGTTATGAGTCATCCTACAATCCAACCTCCCTGGAAGATGTGCTGAAAATACTGGGTGTGGAGATTGTGGACTATGATACGAAAGATGACTGTTGTGGCTATCATGCCACCTGGCCGAATAATCAACTTTCGGTGAAGATGACCGGTGCTGTACTGCAGGGCGCAAAGAAGCAGGATGTGGATATGATGGTCACCTCTTGCCCGCTCTGTTTCAAGAATCTGGATGGTGTGCAACCCAAAGCATTAGCTGCCGCAGGTGATGATCTTGCTTTGCCAGTGCTGTTTTTGCCGGAACTGGTAGGTTTGGCCTGTGGTCTGTCGACTGAGGATATGATGCTGAGCTGGCATGCGGTGCCGGTGAATGTGCGACTCTAG
- a CDS encoding succinate dehydrogenase/fumarate reductase iron-sulfur subunit, producing the protein MSEAITPKREKILANIRIQRFTPGRDKAPYFDNFKMEVETGMTVLEALRHIKNTQDSSLTFRAFCRSAICGSCTLRVNRKSVLACSTQLLPILKDFAQGAVTVTPMANLPVLRDLVVDIDPVINKLARMHPYLVEKRECIPDAIEQECLMSQEQLDKFGFITDCILCGACYSACSSVKADDGYAGPLTIAKAYRFSIDPRDSFRGMRIQASIDQGLWSCVQCRKCIKVCPKETRPADSIRYMRRISINDGIHDTPGSRRAIAYTDDVEKYGQVNKPMLPVVVNGTKGWTAIEAAEASLEKLGLKPAREVCTLPGKGSAKKIYAKVREIEKRGK; encoded by the coding sequence ATGAGCGAAGCGATTACTCCCAAGCGTGAGAAAATTCTCGCCAACATTCGTATACAGCGTTTCACCCCGGGCAGGGATAAGGCCCCTTACTTCGATAATTTCAAAATGGAAGTGGAGACCGGCATGACGGTCCTGGAGGCTCTGAGGCATATCAAGAATACCCAGGACAGTTCCCTGACATTTCGCGCCTTCTGCCGCTCTGCCATCTGTGGTTCCTGCACTTTGCGGGTCAACCGCAAGTCGGTGCTGGCCTGCAGTACCCAGTTGCTGCCTATCCTGAAGGATTTTGCCCAGGGGGCAGTGACCGTTACGCCAATGGCTAACCTGCCGGTGCTGCGTGATCTGGTGGTGGATATTGATCCGGTGATCAATAAGCTCGCAAGGATGCACCCTTATCTGGTGGAGAAGAGAGAGTGCATACCCGATGCCATCGAACAGGAGTGTCTGATGTCCCAGGAGCAGCTGGATAAATTTGGATTTATCACTGACTGCATTCTCTGCGGTGCCTGCTACTCTGCCTGCTCCTCGGTGAAGGCGGATGATGGCTATGCCGGGCCTTTGACCATCGCCAAGGCGTACCGTTTTTCCATAGACCCCAGGGACAGCTTCCGCGGCATGCGTATCCAGGCTTCAATAGATCAGGGTCTCTGGTCCTGCGTCCAGTGCCGCAAGTGCATCAAGGTTTGCCCGAAAGAGACAAGACCGGCGGACTCTATCCGCTATATGCGGCGCATCTCCATCAATGATGGCATTCACGATACCCCGGGTTCGCGCCGCGCCATCGCCTATACCGACGATGTCGAAAAATATGGCCAGGTCAACAAGCCGATGCTGCCGGTGGTGGTAAATGGCACCAAGGGATGGACGGCGATTGAAGCAGCGGAGGCAAGTCTTGAGAAGCTGGGATTGAAGCCTGCCAGAGAGGTCTGCACCCTGCCGGGAAAAGGGAGCGCAAAGAAAATCTACGCCAAGGTGCGCGAAATTGAAAAGAGGGGAAAATAG
- the sdhA gene encoding succinate dehydrogenase flavoprotein subunit, which produces MLTYDILIVGSGGAGLYAALEARMAEDLRVAVLTKVYPTRSHTGAAQGGVNAALGNKDPEDSWQQHWFDTVKGSDYLADQDAAELMCKEAPYVVRELEHWGCPFDRTKEGKIAQRPFGGASRPRACYAADKVGHVMLHTLYEQGIRHGVDYFNEWITLSLLHDGQRCQGVVALDIRSGRVHTIQAKAVILATGGYGRIYWNRTSNAYGNTGDGAALALNAGLQLKDMEFMQFHPTGLRRTGILVTEGARGEGGYLLNGLGERFMSRYAPEKMELGPRDLVSRAIETEVRGGRGGPEGEVFLDLTHLGRERILERLPQIRQLCIEFEGVDPLEEPIPIKPTAHYSMGGIDTDLNGLTMIKGIYAAGESGCVSVHGANRLGGNSLLDILVFGRRAGIHATEYARKVGFPDMPEDALVLAEKIIHGLMEGDGDETTADIRRDMGNLLSDKAGIYREAKALEEAVRGVAELKARYRRLKVRDKERAFNTELVAALELGNMLDLADVVVRGALARTESRGAHSREDYPKRDDDNWMKHTLVMLGDDGEPVLSYAPVTITDFKPEARTY; this is translated from the coding sequence ATGTTGACCTACGATATTTTGATAGTTGGATCCGGAGGGGCCGGGCTTTATGCTGCACTTGAAGCCAGGATGGCGGAAGATTTGAGAGTGGCCGTGTTGACCAAAGTCTACCCGACCCGTTCTCATACAGGTGCGGCACAGGGTGGCGTTAATGCTGCCCTGGGGAACAAAGATCCGGAGGATAGCTGGCAGCAACACTGGTTCGATACCGTCAAGGGCTCGGATTATCTGGCGGATCAGGATGCGGCTGAATTGATGTGTAAAGAGGCCCCCTATGTGGTTCGTGAGTTGGAGCATTGGGGATGTCCTTTTGACCGGACCAAGGAGGGTAAGATCGCACAGCGTCCTTTTGGTGGTGCCTCCAGACCCCGTGCCTGCTATGCCGCAGACAAAGTGGGTCACGTTATGCTGCATACCCTTTATGAGCAAGGCATACGCCATGGTGTGGACTATTTCAATGAATGGATAACCCTCTCCTTGTTGCACGATGGGCAGCGTTGCCAGGGAGTGGTTGCCTTGGATATCAGAAGTGGCCGGGTGCATACCATTCAGGCCAAGGCTGTCATACTCGCCACAGGCGGGTATGGCCGTATCTACTGGAACCGTACTTCCAATGCCTATGGCAACACAGGTGACGGTGCGGCACTGGCATTGAATGCAGGACTTCAGCTCAAGGATATGGAATTTATGCAGTTCCACCCCACCGGCTTACGCCGAACAGGTATTCTGGTGACTGAGGGTGCCCGGGGTGAGGGTGGCTACCTGCTCAATGGCCTTGGCGAAAGATTCATGAGCCGCTATGCCCCGGAAAAGATGGAGCTGGGCCCCAGGGATCTGGTCTCGCGGGCTATTGAGACAGAGGTTCGCGGAGGCCGGGGTGGTCCTGAAGGGGAGGTTTTTCTCGATCTGACTCATCTCGGCAGGGAGCGGATTCTGGAGCGTCTACCGCAGATTCGCCAGCTCTGTATCGAGTTTGAAGGGGTGGATCCCCTAGAGGAGCCGATTCCCATCAAACCCACTGCACACTACTCCATGGGCGGGATTGATACTGATCTCAATGGCCTTACTATGATTAAGGGTATCTATGCGGCCGGTGAGTCGGGTTGTGTGTCGGTGCATGGCGCAAACCGGCTGGGGGGTAATTCACTACTCGACATCCTGGTGTTTGGCCGGCGTGCCGGTATCCATGCTACAGAGTACGCCCGTAAGGTCGGTTTCCCTGACATGCCCGAGGATGCGCTGGTATTGGCGGAGAAGATAATTCATGGATTGATGGAGGGTGACGGAGATGAGACCACCGCTGATATACGCCGGGACATGGGTAATCTGTTGTCAGACAAGGCTGGTATTTATCGTGAAGCCAAGGCTCTGGAGGAGGCGGTTCGGGGGGTAGCTGAACTCAAGGCGCGTTACCGGAGGCTGAAGGTCAGGGATAAGGAGCGAGCTTTCAATACCGAACTGGTGGCTGCTCTGGAGCTGGGCAATATGCTGGATCTGGCGGATGTGGTGGTTCGTGGCGCATTGGCACGCACCGAGTCACGGGGAGCCCACTCCCGTGAGGACTATCCCAAGCGGGATGATGACAACTGGATGAAGCATACCCTGGTCATGTTGGGGGATGATGGTGAGCCGGTGTTGAGTTACGCCCCCGTCACCATTACCGATTTCAAACCTGAAGCACGGACCTACTGA
- a CDS encoding 2Fe-2S iron-sulfur cluster-binding protein, whose translation MGDQVTDTGSSNQQLNLTINGKSISAPASLSVIQALWHAGYPRVKSVGCLEGVCGSCRVMVRRTDSHEVTTELGCQVLIEEGMHVNFLLFPNPTHHSYQLDEISNSWEVQGKFHQFFPEAEMCRHCGGCNQTCPKGIEVERGVELASKGRFSEAGELFVECVLCNLCQTACPESIAPNHVGLFSRRVTAYFHFRPSNLINRLEKIRKGEMEIIR comes from the coding sequence ATGGGTGACCAAGTAACAGATACCGGAAGCAGTAACCAACAGCTCAACCTGACCATCAATGGCAAGTCGATCTCAGCACCCGCTTCACTCTCGGTGATACAGGCGCTTTGGCATGCCGGCTACCCAAGAGTCAAGAGCGTCGGCTGCCTTGAGGGGGTCTGTGGTTCCTGCCGTGTCATGGTTCGCCGGACCGACAGCCACGAAGTCACTACCGAGCTGGGCTGCCAGGTACTTATCGAAGAGGGGATGCATGTCAACTTCCTGCTTTTCCCCAACCCTACCCATCATAGCTATCAACTCGACGAAATAAGCAACTCCTGGGAAGTTCAGGGGAAATTCCACCAATTCTTCCCAGAGGCCGAAATGTGCCGCCACTGTGGCGGTTGCAACCAGACCTGCCCCAAAGGGATAGAGGTCGAGCGTGGTGTGGAACTCGCATCCAAGGGTCGCTTCAGCGAGGCCGGTGAGCTGTTCGTGGAGTGCGTGCTCTGCAACCTCTGCCAGACCGCCTGCCCGGAATCCATTGCACCTAATCATGTCGGGCTTTTCTCACGCCGGGTAACCGCCTATTTCCATTTCAGGCCATCAAACCTGATCAACCGCCTGGAAAAAATACGTAAAGGAGAGATGGAGATTATCCGCTAG
- a CDS encoding FAD-dependent oxidoreductase: MTKGIPFTAALGQYQPTAERPLPEQEMAGDELLCAYHPDHYVDSTVQLKVGVNKGDACHRQLADVLQADARIDEADLAGAPIVETDILVIGGGGAGGAAALTASRSGARVILATKLRIGDSNTVMAEGGIQASIEKDDTPQMHYDDTIKGGHHNVNKELVAKLAMDGPDVIRWLIQQGMQFDLDKYGDLLTRRAGGSSAARIVYYRDYTGLEMMRVLKEAVRTSNIDVWDYSPVVELLSDESGHCAGAVISSLKDNRYKLIKAKAVIIATGGIGRLHLNQFPTSNHFGATGDGLVLAYRLGAKLQDVDSFQYHPSGLAYPQHLAGTLITEAVRSAGAYLLNGNGDRFIDELQPRDQVAAAILRECEEGRGIRVAGGGQGIWLDTPGVELRTPGIFKARFPKLIQLGKKSNIDPRKQPLLIYPTLHYQNGGVVIDDHCQSSVPGLYCVGEVCGGIHGRNRLMGNALLEIISFGRRAGVHAMESARTRKHKKASIEHLSQLRRELTLADMPMDAKGPALFPSYAKFENDSDYDGLHKNTRAEG, translated from the coding sequence ATGACTAAAGGCATCCCCTTCACAGCTGCCCTGGGGCAGTATCAACCCACAGCGGAACGTCCACTGCCGGAGCAGGAGATGGCGGGGGATGAACTGCTGTGCGCCTACCATCCTGACCACTATGTCGACTCGACCGTCCAGCTGAAAGTGGGCGTCAATAAGGGTGATGCCTGCCACCGTCAATTGGCCGACGTACTCCAGGCCGATGCCCGCATTGACGAGGCAGATCTGGCGGGCGCCCCTATTGTCGAGACCGACATTCTGGTCATCGGCGGGGGCGGCGCAGGCGGCGCGGCGGCACTCACCGCATCCAGAAGCGGCGCCAGAGTGATTCTGGCGACCAAACTGCGCATTGGCGACAGCAATACCGTCATGGCCGAGGGGGGAATACAGGCCTCCATAGAAAAAGATGACACACCCCAGATGCACTATGATGACACCATCAAGGGCGGACACCACAATGTAAACAAGGAGCTAGTGGCCAAACTGGCGATGGATGGGCCGGATGTCATCCGCTGGCTGATCCAGCAGGGAATGCAGTTCGATCTGGACAAATACGGCGACCTTCTGACCCGCAGAGCGGGCGGCTCCTCCGCTGCGAGGATCGTCTATTATCGCGACTATACCGGCCTGGAGATGATGCGGGTCCTGAAGGAAGCGGTGCGTACCAGCAACATAGACGTCTGGGACTATAGCCCGGTGGTCGAACTGCTATCCGACGAATCCGGCCACTGTGCAGGCGCCGTCATCTCCTCGCTTAAAGACAACCGCTACAAACTGATCAAAGCCAAGGCCGTCATTATCGCCACCGGTGGCATCGGCCGGCTACACCTCAATCAGTTTCCCACCTCTAACCATTTCGGCGCTACCGGCGATGGCCTGGTACTGGCCTACCGGCTCGGTGCGAAACTCCAGGATGTAGACTCCTTTCAATACCACCCCTCCGGCCTTGCCTACCCGCAGCATCTTGCCGGTACGCTGATCACCGAGGCCGTACGCTCCGCAGGCGCCTACCTGCTCAATGGCAACGGCGACCGTTTCATAGACGAACTCCAACCCAGAGATCAGGTGGCGGCAGCGATCCTTCGCGAGTGTGAAGAGGGAAGAGGAATCCGTGTTGCAGGAGGGGGCCAGGGTATCTGGCTTGATACGCCAGGCGTGGAACTGCGTACTCCGGGCATTTTCAAAGCCCGCTTTCCGAAGCTGATTCAGCTGGGGAAAAAGAGCAACATCGACCCAAGAAAACAGCCACTGCTGATCTACCCGACACTCCACTACCAGAACGGCGGAGTTGTGATCGACGATCACTGTCAAAGCAGTGTCCCGGGACTCTACTGCGTCGGCGAGGTGTGTGGCGGTATTCATGGGCGCAACCGGCTGATGGGCAATGCACTGCTCGAAATCATCAGCTTTGGCCGGCGTGCCGGAGTCCATGCAATGGAGAGTGCCCGTACACGCAAACACAAGAAAGCCTCGATCGAGCACTTGAGCCAGTTGCGCCGGGAGCTGACCCTGGCCGATATGCCGATGGATGCCAAGGGACCGGCACTGTTCCCCAGCTACGCCAAGTTCGAAAATGATTCGGACTACGATGGCCTGCACAAAAACACCCGGGCGGAGGGCTGA
- a CDS encoding NADH-ubiquinone oxidoreductase-F iron-sulfur binding region domain-containing protein, protein MPNESLNQVLLHPNSRVGANLSAWLKGFGGEGLLAALGNCDAIIPEIKSAGLLGLGGSGFPTYIKWEAAAAQSSHEKYLICNGNEDEPGTFKDRILLEETPHQIIEGATITALATGISRIIFYINPHLKKPLENIQQAVAQWEESELYFTSSKRLKQPLTYQVIPSSGHYIGGEETAAIESVEGKFPFPRGKPPFPSESGVRGHPTLINNMETLANVPHILRKGAEWYRNLGLGEANGTKIYCLSGDVLKPGAYELPMGTPLSELIDKYGEGMLVGKQLKAVFTGGPSNTILTPKDLDVHLDFDSVKARRSALGTGAMIVVSQGTGIVKRVTEYVDFFASSSCGQCPPCKTGTYYASQLLGKIDTGQGTRADLDTLIDLCKILPGAGRCHLLDGAIKVIDSSLYHFMSEYEQSLRN, encoded by the coding sequence ATGCCAAATGAGAGTCTTAACCAGGTTCTGCTTCACCCGAACAGCCGGGTCGGCGCAAACTTGAGCGCCTGGCTTAAGGGTTTTGGCGGCGAAGGCCTGTTGGCCGCACTGGGAAACTGCGATGCAATCATCCCGGAAATCAAAAGCGCCGGCCTGCTAGGCCTGGGTGGCAGCGGCTTTCCCACCTATATTAAATGGGAAGCGGCGGCCGCCCAGAGCAGCCATGAAAAATATCTGATCTGCAACGGCAACGAAGATGAGCCGGGCACATTCAAGGACCGTATTCTGCTGGAGGAGACACCTCACCAGATAATCGAGGGAGCCACCATTACCGCCCTTGCCACAGGCATCAGTCGGATTATCTTCTATATCAATCCTCACCTGAAAAAACCGCTGGAGAACATACAACAAGCCGTGGCCCAGTGGGAAGAGTCAGAACTCTATTTCACCTCCTCGAAGAGACTGAAGCAACCGCTCACCTATCAAGTGATTCCCAGTTCTGGACACTATATTGGCGGAGAAGAGACGGCGGCAATTGAGTCAGTGGAGGGGAAATTCCCCTTCCCTCGCGGCAAGCCGCCATTTCCTTCGGAGTCCGGCGTCCGTGGACATCCCACCCTGATCAATAATATGGAGACCCTGGCCAATGTCCCCCACATTCTCCGTAAGGGGGCCGAGTGGTACCGTAATCTCGGCCTGGGAGAAGCCAATGGCACCAAAATCTACTGCCTGAGTGGCGACGTCCTAAAGCCGGGTGCCTACGAACTGCCCATGGGTACCCCGCTGTCGGAGTTGATCGACAAATACGGCGAAGGTATGCTGGTGGGCAAGCAATTGAAGGCCGTTTTCACCGGCGGCCCATCCAACACTATTTTGACCCCGAAGGACCTGGATGTGCATCTTGATTTCGATTCGGTAAAAGCCCGCCGTTCAGCCCTGGGCACTGGCGCCATGATCGTCGTATCCCAAGGTACCGGCATCGTCAAACGAGTCACAGAGTATGTCGATTTTTTCGCCTCCTCCTCCTGTGGACAGTGCCCTCCATGCAAAACCGGCACCTATTATGCGTCCCAGTTATTGGGGAAAATCGATACCGGCCAAGGCACACGAGCAGACCTCGATACATTAATCGACCTCTGCAAAATCCTCCCGGGTGCTGGGCGATGCCACCTGCTGGACGGTGCCATCAAGGTCATCGACAGCTCGCTATACCATTTTATGAGTGAGTATGAGCAGTCACTGAGAAACTAA
- a CDS encoding 2-oxoacid:acceptor oxidoreductase subunit alpha: MTTLSEETDANVVEGKFGKAIQLNEHIVEIVSDSGEGAQKCGQTFGAISAKMGNGVWTVEIIPAEIQPPARSPAGASGIRIRVGSKQVTNMGNEADLVVSFNEQVLYSRIANGAYRKGSIVLLENKWAHDPQEHIQKQYADAVKEFEENGLVVHEIPMEEECLKLVANPRKGKNMFVLGMLCHIYSRSTERAKKEIASTFARKGNKVIKSNHDLFDAGYEFAKKSVSLHWDIPVKDQGEHKPILVTNGNQAVGLGVMAAGMEMISMYPITPATSATHYVSDVFQQVGGFVHQAEDEIAAIGFAIGSSFAGKTACTITSGPGMALKTEMIGLAVMSEIPLVIVNVQRGGPSTGLPTKVEQGDLLSALYGEPGDAPKIVIAPATIEECFHYVIMARKLAESFRGPVIMLTDANLATGVQPYPRPELSEDWFAAPIDQSPWDPNVPAYDWDEGTGLSQRPIPGQRGGEYVLTGLSHTNHSKVAYDSDTNQSTCEHRSRKLAALHKTLKPPKVHGDEEGDLLIVGWGSTLGAIEEAVDILRKEGNKVSSVHLRFLSPLEPGLPEIFSQFKKVMTVEINYSDRLDAPLITLENRRYAQLAMILRAQTLADIDCWSMVYGHPLQPGMLHDVISNKLKALNN, translated from the coding sequence ATGACGACACTGAGTGAAGAGACAGACGCCAACGTAGTCGAAGGCAAATTCGGCAAGGCAATACAGCTCAATGAGCATATTGTTGAAATTGTCAGCGACTCGGGTGAGGGGGCGCAGAAATGCGGCCAGACCTTTGGTGCCATCAGCGCCAAAATGGGCAATGGCGTCTGGACGGTGGAGATCATCCCCGCCGAGATCCAGCCACCCGCCCGCTCACCGGCAGGCGCCAGCGGAATTCGCATCCGTGTCGGCTCTAAACAGGTCACCAACATGGGCAACGAGGCCGATCTGGTGGTCTCTTTCAACGAGCAGGTACTCTACTCCAGGATCGCCAATGGCGCCTACCGGAAAGGCTCCATCGTTCTGCTCGAGAATAAATGGGCACATGATCCTCAGGAACATATTCAGAAACAGTATGCCGATGCAGTTAAAGAGTTCGAGGAAAATGGTCTGGTGGTCCATGAGATCCCCATGGAGGAGGAGTGCCTGAAGCTGGTCGCCAATCCCCGCAAGGGAAAGAACATGTTTGTGCTCGGCATGCTCTGCCACATCTACAGCAGGAGCACCGAACGGGCTAAAAAAGAGATCGCTAGCACCTTTGCACGCAAGGGCAATAAGGTGATCAAAAGCAATCACGACCTGTTCGATGCCGGCTACGAATTTGCCAAAAAGAGCGTATCACTGCACTGGGATATCCCGGTAAAAGATCAGGGAGAGCACAAACCCATCCTGGTCACCAACGGCAACCAAGCGGTCGGACTGGGTGTCATGGCCGCCGGCATGGAGATGATATCCATGTACCCAATCACCCCGGCCACCTCAGCCACCCACTACGTCTCAGACGTATTTCAACAAGTCGGTGGTTTCGTGCATCAGGCAGAGGACGAGATTGCCGCCATCGGTTTCGCCATCGGCTCCTCATTCGCCGGAAAGACCGCCTGCACCATCACCTCCGGCCCTGGCATGGCGCTGAAGACTGAAATGATCGGCCTGGCGGTGATGTCCGAAATCCCCCTCGTCATCGTCAATGTACAGCGCGGCGGCCCATCCACCGGACTGCCAACGAAGGTGGAGCAGGGTGATCTGCTCTCAGCCCTGTATGGTGAACCGGGTGATGCTCCAAAAATCGTTATCGCTCCCGCCACCATCGAGGAGTGTTTCCACTACGTAATCATGGCGCGCAAACTGGCAGAGTCCTTCCGTGGACCGGTCATCATGCTGACCGATGCCAACCTGGCCACCGGAGTGCAACCTTATCCACGCCCGGAACTGAGCGAAGACTGGTTTGCTGCACCAATCGATCAATCACCATGGGACCCGAATGTTCCCGCCTATGACTGGGATGAAGGGACCGGCCTCTCTCAGCGTCCGATTCCAGGTCAACGGGGCGGTGAATATGTACTCACCGGCCTTTCCCATACCAACCACAGCAAAGTGGCCTATGACTCGGATACCAACCAGTCCACTTGTGAGCACCGCAGCCGCAAACTGGCGGCGCTGCACAAAACCCTTAAGCCACCAAAAGTACACGGCGACGAAGAGGGCGATCTGCTGATCGTCGGCTGGGGCTCAACCCTGGGCGCCATCGAAGAGGCGGTGGACATATTGCGCAAGGAGGGTAATAAAGTCTCCTCTGTACATCTGCGCTTCCTCTCTCCCCTGGAGCCCGGCCTGCCTGAAATTTTCTCCCAGTTCAAGAAGGTGATGACCGTGGAGATCAACTACAGCGACAGACTGGATGCACCGCTCATCACCCTGGAAAACCGGCGTTATGCCCAGCTCGCAATGATACTGCGAGCACAAACACTGGCGGATATTGACTGCTGGTCCATGGTCTACGGCCATCCGCTACAGCCAGGTATGCTGCACGACGTGATCAGCAATAAGCTGAAAGCCCTGAATAACTAA
- a CDS encoding thiamine pyrophosphate-dependent enzyme, with protein sequence MFGLKADWSVEVFDRYFTLGNYAGGEARWCPGCGDFAVLNTMHRVLRDAQMPPEKTVVVSGIGCSSRLPHYVGTYGFHGLHGRALPIANGIKSRRPDLDVWVGTGDGDCFSIGAGPWIHAMRYNMDMVILIFDNGIYGLTKKQTSPTTPTGECTNTHPKGAPLPPLNPLTVTLGISNVSFVAQVPDWNPPLLYETIKAAHEHRGTSFVRILQRCPVFSESYCKPMQEHPDQMLLLIHENGIHAGDSVKRVFTWHLEHDPTNWVKAMEIAHDTTRIPMGLIYYNPNAQVYEDLSAQGLDKTNEEKMAAINAAFDAFAI encoded by the coding sequence ATGTTTGGACTCAAAGCTGACTGGTCCGTTGAAGTCTTTGACCGCTATTTCACCTTGGGCAATTATGCCGGAGGCGAGGCGCGCTGGTGTCCTGGCTGCGGCGATTTTGCCGTGCTCAATACCATGCACCGTGTTCTCCGGGATGCCCAGATGCCACCGGAAAAAACGGTGGTTGTCTCCGGTATTGGCTGCTCCAGCCGACTGCCACACTATGTAGGCACCTATGGCTTCCACGGCCTGCATGGCCGCGCCCTGCCAATTGCAAACGGCATCAAATCACGCCGCCCTGATCTCGACGTCTGGGTCGGCACCGGCGATGGCGACTGCTTCTCAATCGGTGCAGGACCCTGGATTCACGCCATGCGCTACAACATGGATATGGTGATCCTGATTTTTGATAACGGCATCTATGGCCTGACCAAAAAACAGACCTCTCCCACCACCCCCACAGGAGAGTGCACCAATACCCACCCGAAGGGCGCCCCTCTGCCGCCACTGAATCCATTGACAGTGACCCTGGGTATTTCAAACGTCTCTTTCGTGGCTCAGGTGCCGGACTGGAATCCGCCGCTGCTCTACGAAACAATCAAGGCTGCCCACGAGCACCGTGGCACCAGTTTTGTACGCATTCTTCAACGTTGCCCGGTATTTTCCGAATCCTACTGTAAGCCGATGCAGGAACACCCGGACCAGATGCTGCTGCTGATCCATGAGAACGGCATTCACGCCGGTGACAGCGTCAAGCGCGTATTCACCTGGCACCTGGAGCATGATCCTACAAACTGGGTCAAGGCGATGGAGATAGCTCACGACACCACCAGGATACCCATGGGACTGATCTACTATAACCCCAACGCTCAGGTTTACGAGGATCTCTCCGCCCAGGGCCTCGACAAGACCAACGAAGAGAAAATGGCTGCGATCAATGCCGCCTTCGACGCCTTCGCGATCTGA